Proteins from a single region of Geminicoccaceae bacterium:
- a CDS encoding porin: MSIARPVVRTVARNLLLMGAFTTAATAPFPVDAQSASEVESLQKQIEELQKQIDDLRQKQTETARRVEEPPTVGSGNDKVRLSISGQVDRAVLMTNDGHSSDAFFVDNDNSSTRIRMIGEADASDDVTIGSNIEVQFKSNASTAVNQRDERNVGPNNFTERKMEIYVDSKSLGRLSLGQGDTASNSTSEVDLSGTTVVGYSSIADMAGGILFRDGSDFTDITIGDGFSNLDGLSRDDRIRYDTPDFGGFKLSGSLVADERSDIAARFSRQYGETRVAAAIAYAHDDGDFDQVNGSASVLFANGISLTAAGGNRDNDNRDDGRFIYGKVGYETKLVEYGTTAFAVDYQHGEDIGADGDKGNSFGAFAVQNLDDLATDLYFGYRYYDLDRNNFDLDAINAVMTGARVKF, translated from the coding sequence ATGTCGATTGCCAGACCGGTCGTGCGGACCGTCGCACGAAACCTGTTGCTCATGGGCGCGTTCACGACGGCGGCGACAGCGCCATTCCCTGTCGATGCCCAGTCGGCAAGCGAAGTCGAAAGCCTGCAGAAGCAGATCGAGGAATTGCAGAAGCAGATCGACGATCTCAGGCAGAAGCAGACCGAGACGGCCAGGCGGGTGGAGGAGCCACCCACCGTCGGATCCGGCAACGACAAGGTGCGGCTGAGCATTTCGGGACAGGTCGACCGCGCCGTCCTGATGACCAATGACGGCCACAGCAGCGATGCATTCTTCGTCGACAACGACAACAGCTCGACGCGCATCCGCATGATCGGCGAGGCCGATGCGAGCGACGACGTCACGATCGGGTCCAACATCGAGGTGCAGTTCAAGAGCAATGCCAGCACGGCGGTCAACCAGCGCGACGAGCGCAATGTCGGCCCGAACAACTTCACCGAACGCAAGATGGAGATCTATGTCGACAGCAAGAGTCTTGGCCGCCTTTCCCTGGGCCAGGGCGACACGGCCTCGAACAGCACCTCGGAGGTCGATCTTTCCGGCACCACCGTCGTCGGCTACTCGTCGATCGCCGACATGGCGGGCGGCATTCTCTTTCGCGACGGCAGCGATTTCACCGACATCACCATCGGCGACGGTTTCAGCAATCTCGATGGCCTGTCGCGGGATGACCGCATCCGCTACGACACTCCGGACTTCGGCGGCTTCAAGCTCTCGGGCTCGCTGGTCGCGGACGAGAGATCGGACATTGCCGCCCGCTTCTCCCGCCAATATGGCGAGACCAGGGTCGCGGCCGCGATCGCCTACGCTCACGACGATGGCGATTTCGACCAGGTCAACGGCTCCGCGTCGGTCCTGTTCGCGAACGGCATCAGCCTGACAGCGGCCGGCGGCAACCGGGACAACGACAACCGGGATGACGGCAGGTTCATCTACGGCAAGGTCGGCTACGAGACGAAGCTGGTCGAATACGGCACGACGGCCTTTGCCGTCGACTATCAGCATGGCGAGGATATCGGTGCCGATGGCGACAAGGGCAATTCGTTCGGCGCGTTCGCGGTGCAGAATCTCGATGATTTGGCGACCGACCTCTATTTCGGCTACCGGTACTACGACCTCGACCGGAACAACTTCGATCTTGATGCCATCAACGCCGTCATGACCGGCGCGCGCGTGAAGTTCTGA
- a CDS encoding dihydrodipicolinate synthase family protein: protein MAGLNGGRPPRMTAARLRGVWATVLLDVREDGGIRLEAIDEQVRAFAAAGVDGVYVHGTASEFHCLADGQFEAVSRRFAHAARQAGLPFQIGASHPLPRQAVDRIIFASGLAPAAIQVTLPDWSPIDPPAACRYLEGCAQAAQDMPLVLYNPPHAKTVLTPQDLEKACIAVPSLIGLKCAGGDGHWYAAMRPVLERIAVFIPGHHYASGIASGAHGSYSNMACLDPAAAVAWAGLVRTDADAALDLERRIASFMADAIAPILASGLPGYACDKAMAAAGGWATITPRLLWPYSGVDGAAVERIREAAAAHIPEFAAGSGSARMTGKAG, encoded by the coding sequence ATGGCTGGCCTGAACGGGGGGCGTCCGCCGCGGATGACGGCTGCTCGCCTGCGCGGCGTGTGGGCGACCGTTCTCCTCGATGTGCGCGAGGATGGCGGCATCCGCCTCGAAGCCATCGACGAACAGGTCCGGGCATTCGCCGCGGCGGGTGTCGACGGCGTGTATGTCCACGGCACGGCCAGCGAGTTCCACTGCCTTGCCGATGGACAATTCGAGGCGGTCAGCCGCCGTTTCGCCCATGCGGCACGGCAGGCGGGGTTGCCGTTCCAGATCGGCGCATCGCATCCGCTTCCACGGCAGGCCGTCGACCGCATCATATTCGCCAGCGGATTGGCACCCGCTGCCATTCAGGTCACGTTGCCCGACTGGTCGCCGATCGACCCGCCGGCTGCATGCAGATATCTCGAAGGCTGTGCACAGGCTGCGCAGGATATGCCGCTGGTGCTCTACAACCCACCGCATGCCAAGACCGTGCTCACACCGCAGGATCTGGAAAAGGCTTGCATTGCAGTGCCTTCCCTGATCGGGCTCAAGTGCGCGGGCGGAGATGGCCACTGGTATGCAGCGATGCGGCCGGTGCTGGAGCGGATCGCGGTGTTCATTCCAGGGCATCATTACGCCAGCGGCATCGCTTCCGGCGCCCATGGTTCCTACTCGAACATGGCCTGCCTCGATCCCGCCGCCGCCGTCGCCTGGGCGGGGCTCGTCCGCACCGACGCCGATGCGGCCCTCGATCTGGAACGGCGCATCGCATCGTTCATGGCGGATGCCATCGCCCCCATTCTCGCATCCGGCCTTCCGGGCTATGCCTGCGACAAGGCCATGGCGGCGGCCGGCGGATGGGCGACGATCACTCCCCGCCTGCTCTGGCCGTACAGCGGTGTCGATGGTGCCGCCGTGGAACGCATCCGCGAGGCGGCCGCCGCGCACATACCCGAGTTCGCGGCCGGATCCGGCAGTGCCCGAATGACGGGGAAGGCCGGATGA
- a CDS encoding dihydrodipicolinate synthase family protein, whose amino-acid sequence MTKPLSGMYVALLTAMNDQGEFDPERQRRLDAHVLGQGLAGLYVGGSSGESGLLESDALLEQQAVVAESAKNHPATLIAHVGMPSLGTSVKLARNAARLGYHALSALPPHSYPFSDSEILSYYRELSAATDLPLIAYEIPIRTGRPLPLDLLSAILELPRVQGVKFSSTDLFKFSMLRRRHPGKTFYFGFDEIYATGALLGSDGGIGTTYNVLGKLYVALHRAIREGDLATARQLQDISQRFVELLMETGVVPGTKLALRIGGIDVGPARLPMALRCDDAETKLAAFLSGDAVRPWLA is encoded by the coding sequence ATGACAAAGCCCCTTTCCGGCATGTATGTAGCCCTGCTGACCGCAATGAACGATCAGGGCGAATTCGATCCCGAGCGCCAGCGCCGGCTGGATGCCCATGTCCTCGGCCAGGGACTGGCGGGGTTGTATGTCGGCGGGAGCAGCGGCGAATCCGGACTGCTGGAAAGCGATGCCCTGCTCGAACAGCAGGCGGTCGTGGCGGAAAGTGCGAAAAACCACCCCGCGACGCTGATCGCCCATGTGGGCATGCCCTCGCTGGGCACCTCGGTCAAACTGGCGCGCAACGCTGCACGGCTGGGCTATCATGCGCTCTCCGCCCTGCCGCCGCATTCCTACCCGTTCAGCGATTCCGAGATCCTTTCCTACTACCGTGAATTGTCGGCGGCCACCGACCTGCCGCTGATCGCCTACGAAATCCCGATCCGCACCGGCCGGCCGCTACCGCTCGACCTGCTCTCCGCCATCCTCGAACTGCCCCGTGTGCAGGGTGTGAAATTCTCCTCCACCGACCTCTTCAAGTTCTCGATGCTGCGCCGCCGGCATCCGGGGAAGACCTTCTATTTCGGCTTCGATGAAATCTATGCGACGGGCGCGTTGCTCGGCAGCGATGGCGGTATCGGCACCACCTACAATGTCCTGGGCAAGCTGTATGTCGCCCTGCACCGGGCGATTCGGGAGGGCGATCTCGCCACCGCCCGCCAGCTTCAGGACATCTCCCAGCGCTTCGTCGAGCTGCTGATGGAAACCGGTGTCGTCCCCGGCACCAAGCTTGCCCTGCGCATCGGCGGTATCGATGTCGGCCCCGCGCGCCTGCCCATGGCGCTGCGCTGCGACGATGCCGAAACGAAGCTCGCGGCCTTCCTCTCCGGGGACGCGGTGCGCCCATGGCTGGCCTGA